One stretch of Amycolatopsis sp. NBC_00345 DNA includes these proteins:
- a CDS encoding GNAT family N-acetyltransferase, with translation MSPSRRAPEPTARLAFREMTPDDLDEMAALLGDPDVMRHYPRPQDRDEARAWIDWNQRLYRREGFGLWLVTLRATGEFAGDCGLTPQEIDGVTEIEVGYHVRKDLQGHGYATEAAAACRDHARDVLGANRLIAIIRPDNTPSRRVAEKIGLPHERDTVSRSGLPVSVHAAAL, from the coding sequence ATGAGCCCGTCGCGCCGCGCGCCCGAGCCCACCGCGAGGCTCGCGTTCCGCGAAATGACCCCGGACGACCTCGACGAGATGGCGGCGCTCCTCGGCGACCCGGACGTAATGCGGCACTACCCGCGCCCCCAGGACCGGGACGAGGCCCGGGCCTGGATCGACTGGAACCAGCGCCTCTACCGGCGCGAGGGGTTCGGGCTCTGGCTGGTCACGCTCCGGGCCACCGGCGAGTTCGCCGGCGACTGCGGCCTGACCCCCCAGGAGATCGACGGGGTCACCGAGATCGAAGTCGGCTACCACGTCCGCAAGGACCTCCAGGGCCACGGCTACGCCACCGAAGCGGCGGCCGCCTGCCGCGACCACGCCCGCGACGTGCTCGGCGCGAACCGCCTGATCGCGATCATCCGCCCGGACAACACGCCCTCCCGGCGCGTCGCCGAGAAGATCGGCCTCCCCCATGAACGGGACACCGTGTCCCGCTCGGGCCTGCCGGTGAGCGTGCACGCGGCGGCCCTGTGA
- a CDS encoding helix-turn-helix transcriptional regulator, producing the protein MSPDLDELRRLRRARDRMDREYAQPLDVAALARTALMSAGHFSRRFRDAYGETPYAYLMTRRIERAKALLRRGDLSVTDVCFAVGCTSLGSFSARFTELVGQTPSSYRAGDHQDLRVVPGCQAMVLTRPRRVKPGAKEPGGTPAVAPA; encoded by the coding sequence ATGAGCCCCGACCTCGACGAGCTGCGACGGCTGCGGCGGGCCCGCGACCGGATGGACCGCGAGTACGCGCAGCCGCTCGACGTGGCCGCGCTCGCCCGCACGGCGCTGATGTCGGCCGGGCACTTCAGCCGCCGCTTCCGCGACGCGTACGGCGAGACGCCGTACGCCTACCTCATGACCCGCCGCATCGAGCGGGCGAAGGCGCTGCTGCGCCGCGGCGACCTGAGCGTGACGGACGTCTGTTTCGCCGTCGGCTGTACCAGCTTGGGCTCGTTCAGCGCCCGCTTCACCGAGCTCGTCGGCCAGACGCCCAGCTCGTACCGCGCGGGCGACCACCAGGACCTGCGCGTGGTGCCGGGCTGCCAGGCGATGGTGCTGACCCGGCCCCGGCGAGTGAAGCCCGGCGCGAAGGAGCCCGGAGGCACGCCCGCCGTCGCGCCCGCTTGA
- a CDS encoding winged helix-turn-helix transcriptional regulator, with protein sequence MALPGTDFGVDGLVYRADCPSRPILDQIADKWSMMVMAVLEKPRRFNDIKRRLEGVTQRVLTQTLRRLERNGMIERRVLPTSPVGVEYSLTPLGESLREPFGRLYDWTVAHTGEIQDSQRGYDRRLQAGQS encoded by the coding sequence ATGGCCTTACCCGGCACGGATTTCGGCGTCGACGGCCTTGTCTATCGGGCGGACTGCCCCAGCCGCCCGATCCTCGACCAGATCGCCGACAAGTGGTCGATGATGGTGATGGCTGTGCTCGAGAAACCCCGGCGGTTCAACGACATCAAGCGCCGCCTGGAGGGCGTGACCCAACGGGTGCTGACCCAGACCCTGCGGCGCCTGGAGCGCAACGGGATGATCGAGCGCCGCGTGCTGCCCACCTCGCCGGTCGGCGTCGAGTACTCGCTCACCCCGCTCGGCGAATCCCTGCGGGAGCCGTTCGGCCGGCTCTACGACTGGACGGTCGCCCACACCGGCGAGATCCAGGACTCCCAGCGGGGATACGACCGGCGGCTGCAGGCTGGACAGTCGTAG
- a CDS encoding enoyl-CoA hydratase/isomerase family protein: MPARDESEIFMPHDAYATLRVSREAGLVRVTLDNPPVNVLDVALMADLRHLLTSVRDDGSVRVIVFDSADPDFFIAHVDMSLVDAPDAFDEIAAGIPDGVNVFQALGELLRHQPQVTIVKLAGLARGGGAEFVAAADMAFAAIGRAGIGQIEALMGIVPGGGGTQYLADRVGRNRALEAVLGAELFDAETAERYGWVNRAVPADRLDEVVDRLARNIAALPEGVVAAAKRAIVPADLAGGLQREHDAWASQFVRPAAERLIRGGLAHGAQTRDGERDLEGLLRGLAS, translated from the coding sequence ATGCCCGCCAGGGACGAATCGGAGATCTTCATGCCCCACGACGCCTACGCGACCCTGCGAGTGAGCCGCGAGGCCGGCCTCGTCCGCGTCACCCTCGACAACCCGCCCGTCAACGTGCTGGACGTCGCCCTCATGGCCGACCTCCGGCACCTGCTGACCTCGGTGCGGGACGACGGCTCGGTCCGGGTGATCGTGTTCGACAGCGCCGACCCGGACTTCTTCATCGCCCACGTGGACATGTCCCTCGTCGACGCCCCCGACGCGTTCGACGAAATCGCGGCCGGCATCCCCGACGGCGTCAACGTCTTCCAGGCCCTCGGGGAGCTGCTCCGGCACCAGCCCCAGGTGACGATCGTCAAGCTGGCCGGGCTGGCACGCGGCGGCGGGGCGGAGTTCGTCGCGGCGGCGGACATGGCCTTCGCGGCGATCGGCCGCGCCGGGATCGGCCAGATCGAGGCCCTGATGGGGATCGTCCCCGGCGGTGGCGGCACCCAGTACCTGGCCGACCGGGTCGGCCGCAATCGCGCGCTGGAGGCGGTGCTGGGCGCCGAGCTGTTCGACGCCGAAACCGCCGAACGCTACGGCTGGGTCAACCGGGCCGTCCCCGCCGACCGGCTCGACGAGGTGGTCGACCGGCTCGCCCGCAACATCGCCGCACTGCCCGAAGGCGTGGTCGCGGCGGCCAAACGCGCCATCGTCCCAGCCGACCTGGCCGGCGGACTCCAGCGCGAACACGACGCTTGGGCGAGCCAGTTCGTCCGGCCCGCCGCCGAGCGGCTGATCCGCGGCGGACTCGCCCACGGCGCCCAGACTCGCGACGGCGAGCGCGATCTGGAAGGCCTGCTCCGCGGCCTGGCCAGCTGA